In the genome of Nomascus leucogenys isolate Asia chromosome 12, Asia_NLE_v1, whole genome shotgun sequence, the window caggtGCTTTGGCTGTCCCTCCTGCTCCTCCAGCTGCTTCAGCTGCCCCACCTGCTGCTCTGGGAGCCCCAGCTGCCCTTCCTGGTGCTCCACGTGCTCCAGCTGCCCCTCCTGCTGCTCCAGGTGCTTCAGCTGCCCCACCTGCTCTCTGGGAGCTCTGGCTGCTTCTCCTGCTGATCCAGGTGCTTCAGCTGCCCCTCCTGCTGTTCCAGGTACTTCAGCTGCCCCACCTGCTCCTCTGGGACCTGCAGCTCCCCCTTCTGGTGCTCCAGATGCTTCAGCTGCCACTCCTGCTGCTCCAGGTGCTTCAGCTGCTCCACCTGCTGCTCTGGGAGCTCTGGCTGCTTCTCCTGCTGATCCAGGTGCTTCAGCTGCCCCTCCTGCTGCTCCAGGTGCTTCAGCTGTCCCTCCTGCTGCTCTGGGAGCTCCAGCTGCCCCTCCTGCTGTTTTAGGTGCTCCAGCTGCCCCTCCTGCTGCTCAGGGAGCTCCAGCTGCCCCTCCTGCTGTTCTAGGTGCTCCAGCTGCCCCTCCTGCTGCTCTGGGAGCTCCAGCTGCCCCTCCTGCTGTTCTAGGTGCTCCAGCTGCCCCTCCTGCTGCTCTGGGAGCTCCAGCTGCCCCTCCTGCTGTTCTAGGTGCTCCAGCTGCCCCTCCTGCTGCTCTGGGAACTCCAAGAGTTGCTCTTTCTTTATCCCCAGTTGCTCATCTCTCTTGACTAGCTCTTGATTCAGTTGCTGGTCTAAGagcttcttctcttcttccagaTGTTCGTTTAGCTGCTGATCCCTTTGTGCTTTCTCCTGCTTAAGCTGCTGCTCTGGGTTTTCTGCTTTCTGATGTTCCTCATGCTGTTCCCAGTGCTGTTGCTGCAGCTCCTGCTCCTGTGGCTCCTGCTGCTGTTGCTCACATTCTTGCTCAGGCAGTCCCTTTACAGTAGTCATGTGCTTTTCCTCTTGCTTTGATGGGACCTCCACTGGGAGCTCGCCAAGCACCTTCTGGCATGGGGGAGGCAGTGGAGTTGGCTGTTTCATTTGTTCCTGCTGGGTATTGACCGGAGGAGGAACAGTCTTGAGGAGCTCCTGActgagggcaggggagagggtcACCGGAAGTGTGTGTTGCTGGGACATCTTGGAAGCTGCTGTCAACCTGAAAGACAGAAGAGGTCTGAGGCACAGGCCGAAGGTAAAGGAAATAGATGAAACCTTGGAAACCTGCAGAAGTACCTGGTTATTTAGCATCCCCTCTTCCCTTGGGCAGGGTACTGTCCTACCACCTCTGGACTATCATTTCCCAAAAGCAGCAGAGAGTGAAGGGTGGAAATGTGGAGGGGCAGAGAAAGGTCCTCCTAGGAGCCTCCTTGTTCCCAGGTGAGAGCCAACAAGGAGATCTGTCTGCAGGGCTGTTCTGCAAGGGTGGGCAAGGTGCCAGCTCACTGTCTGCTCTTGTCTAGTCCTTGTATCCACCCTCATCGCTTCACTGACCAAGGAGCAGAGATGCGTTCTGGGATTATGTCGCAGTGAGGAGTAAGGCCTTAGGGAATCTCTTGAAGAACACCAAGTCCTAGAAAACCAATAGGCTGTGCCAGAAAGGATCCAAGAGGTCATGGTGTGAGCTCCAGACTGGAGCCACAGGACATATTCTGGGCCTGCATCTCCCATTGGAATGCTGTGTGtttctgggcaagtcacttagtcTCCTGGGATTCGGTTTTCCCCTCTGTAAAGCCAGCAGGTTGGCCTATTCAACCCCAGGGCTGCTTTCTCTCCTGACCTTCTGAGCTTTAGCTGCAGTCTTTGTGTCTGGGGTGGGGCTGTGGGAGCTGGAAAGTTACTGAGAGTTGGAGCTTGTTCTTCCAAGTCTTATACTTCTAAATTGAGTTTTCCTGTCCCAGCTCTGCCTAGGTTTCTCCAAATAGAAAGGTTTCCCCATTCTGCTGTCCCTCTGTGCAGCATAGTCAAAAGGTAGAAGCTCTTCCCTGACCCTCTCCCTCCATAAAGAAGGCAAAATGATGGTCTGTCAAAACCCAAGAGGTTTAGGAAAGAAATTGACTGCtattcccctcctcccttccgtaattctctctcacacacaaatcCAAAAATATGGTCACAAGAAAAGATGGGACATAGGGTGATTACTCTCTGTTCTGCACTTCTGTGCCAAGGCACTTTTCTCTCAGTACTCTGACCCGAGTCCCCCCAGAATGAAAGTCCAGCTGAATCCAGTCCCAGAGTAATGCCCACCTCCACCCAGgctgcccacccccaccacatCGTATGCTGTTGGAGGTTCCAAGTCCCAACTCTGGTTCTACTGTCCGACACTTACCAGACTCACagtaaggctgaggcagaggcttTGGTGGAGTGCTGAGCTGAGCAGGAGTCAGGGCACTATTTATATCATTCCCCAACCTGGCCTCCCTCCAGGTTGAAGGTGATGGACAGGTTTCACCACTCTAGTTGGTCAACTTCCCCTAGCCCCTTCCTGACTCACCACAGGCATCTTAAGCAGCAAACCTTTTAAGGCCCCATTTCCCAGGGACACACAGCTCCTGCCTGGCCAGAGGATTCTGGGAACTCACCTATTCCTGTGATGCTTTTCTGACGTGGGCGCAGGGAGCTGAGTTAGGCATCCTACTGTTTTGTGACCTTAGTCAAACTTCTGCTCCGAATCTCTATTTTTACACTTTCAAAATGAGTTTGTTCTCAGTATTAGGCTGAAAGATTCACTTTCAAGGGCATGACATGGAAAGTTATGTGTCTTTTGGGGATGTCCAGGCAGGGTTATATGTTTGAAGATAGAGTCACTTCCTATGAAGGGGTGGTATTTCTGGGGTGTTCTCTCGGGCCACAAGCCCTTCCTctctcagaatatatttttaactccATTCTATGTGGAAATAAACTCTGTCTTTGGTTGGGGGAGTCTGACTTTAGGCCAAGTAGAGTCAAGTAGAAGGCTTCTAGGAGTCCTCTGCTGCTGCCACTTGCTGCCCAGCCTCCATGCCCGAGGCTGCAGTTAGAGAAGTTCTCAGGAATGCCATGCTCATAAGAACTCCAAAGCATGGCCCACTCTAGGCAAGGAAACAGGATTGAATacacacaatataaaaataagtattgcTTTTTATAATGACAAACCAAACTACTTTCTTAAGTACTTTTTTAAATGCATGAAGGTATAAAGATCAGAATCAAATCATCCATTTCCTGTTCTAAACCATACTCTAGAAGAAATAGCTTAAGAAATCCTTCAGAGTGGGGATTTGAGCACATCTCTCCCCAGTGCCAGCAGTGCGCCAGCACACTTGAAGTAACATTCAAACTCACTGCCGTGGTTCAAAAGACCCTGGGTACCTGGCTTCTGCCTTCCTCTGGGGCCCCAATTCATGTCAATCTCTCCCTGAGAGGTATATTCCTACTTCACTGAGGGCCTTCAGTTCCTGAGATGAGCCCAGAGCTCCACCTGGGGGCTTGGTACCTGCTCTCCTTCTGCCCACAGGCCCCTCCCCAGGTCTCTGGCTCTTTTATGCATTTCAGCTTCAGTGTCAATGTTGGGGTCTGTCAGAGATCCTTCTCTGTGTACCATATCTAAAGGATTGGTACTTCATTTCACTTATAACAATCTAGAgtaatttatttgcatttgttcACTTGCTTATTGTCTATCTCTCCCACTGGAAAATAAGCTGAGAGCAGGGTATACTTGGTATGTTTTCCACTATGCCCCTAGAACCTATCAAAACCACTGCATATAATATGTGCTCTACAAGTATTCATTGAAGAACAGTGAATTTTACCACATGAAAATAATGACTATTAAACATTTTAGTGTTGATcaatgtttatgtgtgtgtgtaaaaacaaaactgatttatTTCTTCCGTTTCTTTTTAATGGTTGGTTAATAACTTATTATATGGACATCATTCATTTACACTATCTTTTTTACAATCTAATCCAAAAAGAAGGAATTATAAAGACAATACTCAGAGGGGCTAATTTTGAGAAGTGTCCTGATTCCCCATAGTTTTCCTGACAGGCACCTTTCTCTTAGCCCCAAGTAAATCTATTTAAAGCACTAATTTTGTCATGTTCCTGGATCATGCCTAAAAAGACAGATGGAGGGCTCACAAGGGACCTTTGGTTTCTGCAGTGCTATCCTCTCCTCATGACCTCTCTGTTCCCTGAGCCCACCCAGGGACCTCACATTCGTTTTCCCATAGAACAGGGACAGTGCCATTTTCTGGGGCAGAGAAAGCACAACCCACTCTGCCTTGAAGAACTAATCAAGCATCCTTACTTTGGCCCAGATGCCCTTGTGCTCTGCTGCTGACCTCATCTGGGGGGAATCTGCCTCTTCCCAGCCCGTGACAGTCAGTCTGGGGTAGCAGACTCAGATCAAGGAAGTCACACCAGTCTTATGGGTTAGCAGGGGCTCAGTATCTGCCAGATCTGCCTCCCGCCCTCTGACTCACGGCATAATAAGAGCCTTAAGGAGAACACGGTATGTGTGAGCCTTTGACCGCTGGGCAAAGCTAGGGTGTGGGAAAGAAGGCAGTGGATAAAGCTGAGGgagtgtttgtgtgtttgtgtatgcaaGGGAGGGGTTGGGGAAACCTCAACATTCTAGGGCTGAGAAGTCCCTTATTCTGCCCACAGGTTGCCCCATTTGGGAGACAGGCATTCATGTATATGGGAGAGGTTCTTTCACTGCCTGTGTGAATGACCTCATAAGCTCCAAGTCCACATGACAAGTCTGGGTAACTGTCCAACCCCCACCCAACATAATGAGGATGAGCTCATATCCCATGACACATGGAGAAGCTTTGGCCCCAACTCTGCCCCAGCCCAAGGATGCACTGGCTATTTCGAATTTGGAGGCAGAATCTGGCTGGTTTGTCTCTCTCCTGAGTGAGGCAACCTATTTGAACTGTTGCTTAGTGGTAGGGGGCAGAAGAAATTGGTTATGGTGATTCAATGTCCTGTGGGGAGGGATGCTGAGGACAGCTCTTAGCAGATTGCCATAGGGATCATGGCAGATG includes:
- the IVL gene encoding LOW QUALITY PROTEIN: involucrin (The sequence of the model RefSeq protein was modified relative to this genomic sequence to represent the inferred CDS: inserted 3 bases in 3 codons), which codes for MSQQHTLPVTLSPALSQELLKTVPPPVNTQQEQMKQPTPLPPPCQKVLGELPVEVPSKQEEKHMTTVKGLPEQECEQQQQEPQEQELQQQHWEQHEEHQKAENPEQQLKQEKAQRDQQLNEHLEEEKKLLDQQLNQELVKRDEQLGIKKEQLLEFPEQQEGQLEHLEQQEGQLELPEQQEGQLEHLEQQEGQLELPEQQEGQLEHLEQQEGQLELPEQQEGQLEHLKQQEGQLELPEQQEGQLKHLEQQEGQLKHLDQQEKQPELPEQQVEQLKHLEQQEWQLKHLEHQKGELQVPEEQVGQLKYLEQQEGQLKHLDQQEKQPELXREQVGQLKHLEQQEGQLEHVEHQEGQLGLPEQQVGQLKQLEEQEGQPKHLEEEEGQLKHLVQQEGQLEHLVQQERQLEQQEGQVQHLEQQVGQLKHLEEQEGQLKHLEQQQGQLEVSERQVGQPKHLEQEGKQLELPEQQEGQLKHLEKQEAQLEXPEQQVGQPKHPEQQEKQLEHPEQQEGQLKHLEQQXGQLKDLEQQKGQLEQQKGQLEQPVFAPAPGQVQDIQPVLPTKGEVLLPVEQQQQKQEVQWPPKHK